One segment of Nostoc flagelliforme CCNUN1 DNA contains the following:
- a CDS encoding Uma2 family endonuclease, with product MQNTETTLQLRLWTVKEYHRMAEAGIFGADERVELLEGKIIWMIAKGTAHRSAVGRTDRLLQNSLINRAFICVQDPVKLNEWSEPEPDIAVVKVHPLDYADHHPTPKEVYLIIEVADSSLKLDCEIKAKAYSQAGITDYWVLDVVRRQLYVFREPTQNGYQSEVILAEDATISPLEFPDLSITVLEILPPLRGS from the coding sequence ATGCAAAACACAGAAACGACGTTACAACTTCGCCTGTGGACAGTTAAAGAATACCACCGGATGGCTGAGGCTGGGATTTTTGGTGCAGATGAACGAGTAGAACTGCTAGAAGGAAAGATAATTTGGATGATTGCGAAAGGGACAGCCCATAGATCAGCAGTGGGGAGAACAGATAGATTACTGCAAAATAGTTTAATAAATCGGGCTTTTATATGTGTTCAAGACCCAGTAAAGTTGAATGAATGGTCTGAACCAGAACCGGATATTGCTGTAGTTAAAGTGCATCCGTTGGACTACGCAGACCACCATCCTACTCCAAAAGAAGTTTATCTGATTATTGAAGTAGCAGATAGCAGCCTGAAACTAGACTGCGAAATCAAAGCTAAAGCCTACTCGCAAGCGGGAATTACAGATTATTGGGTGTTAGATGTGGTTCGTCGTCAATTGTACGTTTTTCGAGAACCAACTCAAAATGGCTATCAAAGTGAAGTAATTTTGGCAGAAGATGCGACTATTTCACCTTTAGAGTTTCCTGATTTGAGCATTACGGTTTTGGAAATTTTACCACCGTTGAGAGGATCTTAG